In one window of Leptospira sp. GIMC2001 DNA:
- a CDS encoding O-antigen ligase family protein has protein sequence MSIFFGSLIHGIGDFSIVFGFLRGEVSDFWMTFSIPVAYFHYKKIENRSVIHKAIGLSFAIIVFTGIVSIFTPYRLGKWISMGFAYPEGERLQHFAGVIGGHFTYLPIGLMNTHLTYGGILGMGYLGFVFYCLHRFFDFSPIRKIIIFLALFISTFVVFYNQSRSIWIGCIFTLSIYIASIFVFKIYTFFHHRFYESHKLHILSEGNQNLPKAIEPPTQINFWKKRWAQILIGIVFLASIVVMMNLAWSKNWLIQRALQDSLTQKTTENQRYFIWKNSIQVLKSNWILGVGNANFRKIHTIESNQMIKEHEELWYELFITPRGHAHHDFMHFFIVGGILTAIIWIFFWSLLWTYFYASIKTYTQSFSWGVLVLFAAGFFQCYQLDDEVVLPFYALVGIFIGGRQIFRPWHFIAGFITTILFLVMSIGYWTYRSSEDPAQIHLRKITYQNQENIQLNKNPGSIYLEGCLSHYFGDPPKNRDIAMSIGIFIEKNQIHSPKKATITLYDRDSFDQDQLYKAHSKTPIVTKYFSLEQGENWFDFPESVVKEKSEEFPGQVRFRDFEIIFDDGDLNQKLELPILYLSPLCEKVKSM, from the coding sequence GTGAGCATATTCTTTGGCAGTTTGATTCATGGAATCGGAGATTTTTCCATAGTTTTTGGCTTTCTCCGTGGTGAAGTTTCTGATTTTTGGATGACTTTTTCTATTCCGGTTGCTTACTTCCATTATAAAAAAATAGAAAATCGTTCCGTTATCCACAAGGCTATCGGACTGAGTTTTGCCATTATTGTATTCACTGGAATTGTATCAATCTTCACTCCTTATCGTCTTGGTAAATGGATATCTATGGGTTTTGCATATCCTGAAGGAGAGAGACTTCAACATTTTGCGGGAGTCATCGGCGGACACTTCACCTATCTTCCCATTGGTCTTATGAATACTCACCTAACCTATGGTGGAATTTTGGGAATGGGTTATCTCGGATTTGTTTTCTATTGCTTGCATCGATTTTTTGATTTTAGTCCAATAAGAAAAATTATCATTTTCCTCGCATTATTCATTTCCACTTTTGTTGTTTTTTATAATCAAAGTCGGTCTATTTGGATTGGTTGTATATTTACATTATCAATCTATATTGCTTCCATCTTTGTATTCAAAATTTATACTTTCTTCCATCATAGATTTTACGAATCACATAAATTGCATATTCTCTCAGAAGGAAATCAGAATTTACCAAAAGCGATCGAACCCCCCACTCAGATAAATTTCTGGAAAAAGCGATGGGCTCAAATCTTAATAGGAATCGTTTTCCTCGCAAGCATAGTTGTGATGATGAATCTTGCCTGGAGCAAAAACTGGCTGATTCAGAGAGCTCTACAAGATAGCCTCACTCAGAAAACCACAGAAAATCAACGTTATTTTATATGGAAAAATTCTATCCAAGTATTAAAAAGCAATTGGATTCTCGGAGTTGGAAATGCCAATTTTCGCAAAATACATACTATAGAATCCAATCAAATGATAAAGGAACATGAAGAACTATGGTATGAACTATTTATCACACCGAGAGGTCATGCGCATCATGATTTTATGCACTTCTTTATCGTTGGAGGTATATTAACTGCCATTATATGGATATTTTTTTGGTCTCTACTTTGGACATATTTTTATGCATCCATAAAAACATATACTCAGAGTTTTTCTTGGGGCGTATTGGTTTTATTTGCAGCTGGTTTTTTTCAATGTTATCAATTGGATGATGAGGTTGTATTGCCTTTTTATGCTTTGGTTGGAATTTTCATTGGTGGTCGGCAAATTTTTCGACCTTGGCATTTTATTGCAGGATTCATAACTACAATTCTGTTTCTTGTGATGAGTATTGGATATTGGACTTATAGATCGAGCGAAGACCCAGCTCAGATTCATTTAAGAAAAATCACCTATCAGAATCAAGAAAACATACAACTCAATAAAAACCCAGGTTCCATTTACTTGGAAGGTTGCCTTAGTCATTATTTCGGAGATCCTCCAAAAAACCGAGATATTGCGATGAGTATTGGAATTTTTATAGAAAAAAATCAGATTCATTCACCAAAAAAAGCAACCATTACTTTGTATGATCGAGATAGTTTTGATCAAGATCAGCTTTACAAAGCCCATAGTAAGACTCCGATAGTAACTAAATATTTCTCTTTAGAGCAAGGTGAGAATTGGTTTGACTTTCCTGAATCAGTCGTGAAGGAAAAATCGGAAGAATTCCCAGGACAGGTACGGTTTCGAGATTTCGAAATTATTTTCGATGATGGCGATCTGAATCAAAAATTAGAATTGCCGATTCTTTATTTGTCCCCTCTATGCGAAAAAGTGAAAAGCATGTGA
- the fliM gene encoding flagellar motor switch protein FliM, whose amino-acid sequence MTEILSQDEIDALLSAISSGEVSEEEYSSVGEQKKVKIYDFKRPDKFSKDQIRTLQMMHETFARLATTGLSAQLRALVQVHVASVDQLTYEEFIRSIPNPTTLGVINMDPLKGSAILEIDPSISFTIIDRLFGGKGESAKITRELSDIEMSVMEGIIVRILGNLRESWSTVIDLRPRLGAIETNPQFAQVVPPNDMVVLITLETKVGEVEGMTNLCIPYITIEPIINKLSAQYWYSSIRRGDTDENKAVIQERLDGVKVPLITEVGSVDINMNDLLSLTVGDVVKLENTPTKSELTVRVGDRSKFKATPGKVGNRLAVQIGEFIEEIPDELLGSTRSEQEY is encoded by the coding sequence ATGACAGAAATACTTTCGCAAGATGAAATTGACGCACTGCTCTCGGCTATCTCCAGTGGAGAAGTTAGCGAAGAAGAATATTCTTCTGTCGGTGAGCAAAAAAAAGTAAAGATCTACGATTTTAAACGTCCTGATAAATTCTCAAAAGACCAAATCAGAACTCTGCAAATGATGCATGAGACCTTTGCTCGTTTAGCAACAACTGGACTTTCGGCTCAGTTGCGAGCACTGGTTCAGGTCCACGTTGCGTCGGTGGATCAGTTAACATACGAAGAATTCATTCGATCAATTCCCAACCCAACTACTTTGGGTGTAATCAACATGGATCCACTCAAAGGATCTGCAATCCTAGAAATCGATCCGTCTATCTCATTTACAATCATTGACCGTTTGTTTGGTGGTAAGGGCGAATCAGCCAAGATCACCAGAGAACTTTCCGATATCGAAATGAGTGTAATGGAAGGGATTATTGTAAGAATTCTCGGGAACTTAAGAGAATCTTGGTCAACTGTTATTGACTTACGGCCAAGACTTGGTGCGATAGAAACCAATCCACAATTTGCCCAAGTAGTTCCTCCCAATGACATGGTGGTATTGATTACTTTGGAAACGAAAGTAGGGGAAGTGGAAGGGATGACGAACCTTTGTATTCCTTATATTACCATTGAACCTATTATCAATAAACTCTCAGCTCAGTATTGGTATTCATCGATTCGTCGTGGAGATACGGATGAGAACAAAGCAGTTATCCAAGAACGTTTAGATGGTGTGAAAGTTCCTTTGATTACAGAAGTCGGCAGTGTAGATATCAATATGAATGATCTCTTAAGTCTTACAGTTGGAGATGTTGTAAAACTAGAAAATACTCCAACCAAATCCGAACTTACAGTAAGAGTGGGAGATCGCTCTAAATTTAAAGCTACTCCAGGTAAGGTCGGCAATCGACTAGCTGTTCAGATTGGTGAGTTTATCGAAGAAATACCGGATGAACTTCTTGGTTCAACGAGATCGGAGCAGGAATATTAG
- the guaA gene encoding glutamine-hydrolyzing GMP synthase, giving the protein MESDKKIAVVDFGGQYAHLIASRVRRLGAYTEILSNEDSIEQFKNYAGIIFSGGPSSVYEKDSPKIDPEILNLGIPVLGICYGHQLSTLLMGGKVENSGNAEYGPANIEIKNPKKYEISRGLSNLEKVWMSHGDEVRKLPEGFEVYGSSDSCEFAFVGDDKRKIYGIQFHPEVTHTTHGNILLSNFIRICSVEHSWSVDQFIEREIKIIQEHVSPERKVFLLVSGGVDSTVAYLLLAKALGADRVRGLLVDTGFMRKNEVTDLKLNLKKLGFDLTVRDESEAFYNALVGKVDPEEKRMIVGNLFLDAQARAVSELNLNPKEWLLGQGTIYPDTIESGGTKHSHKIKTHHNRVPAIQALIESGEIIEPLRDLYKDEVRELGTKLGLPSEWTERHPFPGPGLVVRMIATKKDIEANLENEIQSYLQKFNSKIQTRLLPFPSVGVQGDQRTYANCLVLNDFTEDWELLDKIATDATNKFRSINRVVFLPGEINLPVKYLFTELHLNRELSDLLREADSTVFSILHNRNIHNEIWQMPVVMVPCGREVDQFSIVLRPVESNEAMTANFYRMDRAVLNKMKHSIRSISGISDVFFDLTNKPPGTIEWE; this is encoded by the coding sequence GTGGAAAGTGATAAAAAAATTGCCGTTGTAGATTTCGGGGGCCAATATGCCCATCTCATTGCATCTCGAGTTCGAAGGCTAGGGGCTTATACTGAGATCCTTTCCAACGAAGACTCAATAGAACAATTCAAAAACTACGCAGGAATCATATTCTCAGGCGGACCATCATCTGTTTATGAGAAGGATTCTCCAAAAATTGATCCCGAAATTTTGAATTTAGGAATCCCCGTTCTTGGAATCTGCTACGGACATCAATTATCAACTCTTCTAATGGGTGGAAAAGTTGAGAACTCGGGAAATGCAGAGTATGGTCCAGCTAATATCGAAATCAAAAATCCTAAAAAATATGAAATATCTCGAGGACTTTCCAATCTAGAAAAAGTTTGGATGAGTCATGGTGATGAAGTTCGCAAACTTCCTGAAGGATTTGAAGTTTATGGATCAAGTGATTCTTGTGAGTTTGCTTTTGTTGGCGATGACAAAAGAAAAATTTACGGAATACAATTCCATCCCGAAGTGACCCATACAACACATGGAAATATCTTATTGAGCAATTTTATTCGGATTTGTTCGGTGGAACATTCTTGGAGTGTTGATCAATTCATAGAGCGAGAAATAAAAATAATCCAAGAACATGTGAGTCCTGAAAGAAAAGTTTTCCTCTTGGTATCTGGAGGAGTTGATTCAACTGTAGCATATCTATTGCTAGCTAAAGCTTTAGGAGCTGATCGTGTGCGCGGCTTGCTAGTTGACACCGGCTTTATGAGAAAAAATGAAGTGACGGATTTAAAACTCAATTTAAAAAAACTTGGTTTTGATTTAACAGTTCGAGATGAATCTGAAGCTTTTTACAATGCATTGGTTGGCAAAGTCGATCCTGAGGAAAAAAGAATGATCGTTGGAAATTTATTCCTGGATGCGCAAGCACGTGCTGTATCCGAACTCAACCTCAATCCAAAAGAATGGCTACTTGGCCAGGGAACGATCTATCCAGATACTATTGAAAGCGGTGGAACAAAGCATTCTCACAAGATAAAAACTCATCACAATCGAGTTCCCGCAATCCAAGCCTTAATTGAATCGGGTGAGATCATCGAACCTTTACGTGATTTATACAAAGATGAAGTTCGAGAACTCGGAACAAAACTTGGACTTCCATCCGAATGGACCGAAAGGCATCCATTTCCTGGACCAGGACTTGTCGTAAGAATGATTGCAACGAAAAAAGATATTGAAGCAAACCTTGAGAATGAAATTCAATCATACCTTCAAAAATTTAATTCAAAAATCCAAACTAGGCTTTTGCCTTTTCCATCAGTCGGTGTGCAAGGTGATCAGAGAACTTATGCCAATTGTTTGGTTCTGAATGACTTTACTGAAGACTGGGAGCTATTAGATAAGATCGCAACGGATGCGACTAACAAATTTCGAAGTATTAATCGAGTGGTGTTTTTACCAGGAGAAATCAATTTACCAGTAAAATACTTATTTACTGAATTGCATCTCAATCGGGAACTTTCTGATTTACTGCGAGAGGCGGACTCGACTGTCTTTTCTATTTTACACAATCGAAACATTCATAATGAAATCTGGCAGATGCCAGTTGTGATGGTGCCTTGTGGACGTGAGGTTGATCAGTTTTCAATCGTACTCAGACCAGTTGAGAGCAATGAAGCAATGACCGCAAATTTCTATAGAATGGATCGTGCAGTCCTGAACAAAATGAAACATTCGATTCGCTCAATATCGGGAATTTCGGATGTGTTTTTTGACCTGACCAACAAACCACCTGGCACGATTGAATGGGAATAG
- the argH gene encoding argininosuccinate lyase, producing the protein MKIPKNKQKEPISHIESKKLWGGRFEEAQSGIMERIGESISFDKVLYKQDIRGSIAHAKMLNKIGVINAKELASIEKGMATIEKEIESGNFIFTESLEDIHMHIESRLTHIIGDAGKKLHTARSRNDQVSQDVRLYLKDNLDLINDSMLSLLRAFHSKAKASINILFPGYTHLQIAQPIRASHYLLAYFWAFSRDLQCFLQAKEEADVLVLGSGALAGVNYNTDRKFLQKELGLARISENSMDAVGQRDHLFQFMFAASQFMIHASRFCEELIIYSSTEFSYIRLPDRLTSGSSIMPQKKNPDVAELIRGKSGIVIGNLMSLLSLVKGTPLTYNRDFQEDKPPIFQTMKHLSLSIEGIREMVEGMEFRSDSIESSLNRGFATATDLADWLVSQKKVPFREAHEIVGRLVSECVKNQKDLFTIDLELRKNISDHLTDPNYFEAISLSKSADKKDVPGGTALRRQKEQLTQAEKKLVELNNRVKKIRNKEIRKNG; encoded by the coding sequence ATGAAAATTCCCAAAAATAAACAAAAAGAACCCATATCCCATATTGAATCCAAAAAATTATGGGGTGGCAGATTTGAAGAAGCGCAATCTGGAATTATGGAAAGGATTGGAGAATCTATTAGCTTTGATAAAGTTTTATACAAACAAGATATTCGAGGTAGTATAGCTCACGCAAAAATGCTAAACAAAATTGGCGTCATCAATGCAAAAGAATTAGCTTCAATCGAAAAAGGTATGGCAACCATTGAGAAAGAAATCGAATCAGGAAACTTTATCTTCACCGAGTCACTAGAAGATATTCATATGCATATTGAGTCTCGATTGACTCATATTATTGGAGATGCAGGCAAGAAACTTCACACTGCAAGGTCCAGAAATGACCAAGTATCGCAAGATGTTAGATTATACCTAAAAGACAACTTGGATCTAATCAATGATTCAATGTTATCATTGCTTAGGGCTTTTCATTCAAAGGCAAAAGCATCAATAAATATATTATTTCCTGGTTATACTCATCTTCAGATAGCGCAGCCAATTAGAGCTTCACATTATCTACTTGCTTACTTCTGGGCATTTTCTAGGGATTTACAATGTTTTTTGCAAGCTAAAGAAGAAGCTGATGTTCTTGTTCTTGGATCGGGCGCACTTGCTGGGGTAAATTACAATACAGATCGAAAATTCTTACAAAAAGAACTAGGACTCGCAAGGATTTCTGAGAACTCGATGGATGCGGTCGGACAGAGGGATCATTTGTTTCAATTTATGTTTGCCGCAAGTCAATTCATGATACATGCATCTAGATTTTGTGAAGAATTGATAATCTATTCTTCCACTGAATTTTCATATATTAGGCTTCCGGATCGCTTAACATCAGGTTCATCTATAATGCCTCAGAAAAAAAATCCAGATGTAGCCGAATTGATTCGTGGTAAGTCTGGAATAGTTATTGGGAATCTCATGTCCTTACTTAGTCTAGTAAAAGGAACTCCGCTTACCTACAATAGAGATTTCCAAGAAGACAAACCGCCCATTTTTCAAACTATGAAACATCTTTCTCTGAGTATAGAAGGTATTCGCGAAATGGTAGAGGGTATGGAATTTAGATCAGATTCCATTGAATCATCTCTTAACCGTGGATTTGCGACAGCTACCGATTTAGCAGATTGGTTAGTCTCTCAGAAAAAAGTTCCTTTTCGAGAAGCTCATGAAATTGTTGGAAGACTAGTATCAGAATGCGTGAAAAATCAGAAAGATCTCTTCACAATTGATTTGGAATTAAGAAAAAATATATCGGATCATTTAACTGATCCCAATTACTTCGAAGCGATATCACTCTCTAAGTCGGCAGACAAAAAGGATGTTCCTGGAGGAACAGCGCTCCGAAGGCAGAAAGAACAACTTACTCAAGCAGAAAAGAAGTTGGTTGAACTAAATAATAGAGTCAAAAAGATAAGAAATAAGGAAATAAGGAAAAATGGTTAA
- a CDS encoding peptidylprolyl isomerase, translating to MVKFNFIGIVSLLSLVGSLGLACKENVFAQSKYEPVAYKPVNVEVKRVDQTKLTLPEKAAIYAVFVTNKGNLILELFHKEAPKTVQNFIDLAQGEKEYYSDKGKEKKPFYDGLSFHRVIDNFMAQGGCPRGDGTGGPGYKFEDEINGKALGLDSIKIKDAPEYQSQFQRMVIQELNIQSREEFDQKRKEIEEAFQKAGELSALEVLHRVGYRYNEKLESKKAIKGSLAMANAGPNTNGSQFFINQVDTPHLNGLHTVFGQLVNGSEILDNIITSGNGNTIIQKVLILDRRENPTQ from the coding sequence ATGGTTAAGTTTAATTTTATTGGAATTGTTAGTTTACTCAGTTTGGTTGGTTCTCTTGGTTTAGCCTGTAAAGAAAATGTTTTTGCCCAATCGAAGTATGAACCTGTGGCATACAAACCGGTAAATGTAGAAGTAAAAAGAGTTGATCAGACAAAACTCACTCTTCCTGAAAAAGCCGCCATCTATGCTGTTTTTGTAACAAACAAAGGCAATCTTATTTTAGAACTTTTCCATAAAGAAGCACCGAAGACTGTTCAAAATTTTATTGATCTTGCCCAAGGAGAAAAGGAATACTATAGCGATAAAGGAAAAGAAAAGAAACCATTTTATGATGGATTGAGTTTCCATAGAGTGATTGATAATTTCATGGCTCAGGGCGGTTGTCCAAGGGGCGATGGAACAGGTGGACCTGGTTATAAATTTGAAGACGAAATCAATGGTAAAGCCTTAGGACTAGATTCCATAAAAATCAAGGATGCTCCAGAATATCAGAGCCAATTCCAAAGAATGGTTATCCAAGAACTCAATATTCAAAGTCGAGAAGAATTTGATCAGAAAAGAAAAGAAATCGAAGAAGCATTTCAAAAAGCCGGTGAATTGAGCGCATTAGAAGTATTGCATAGAGTAGGCTATCGATACAACGAAAAGCTGGAAAGCAAAAAGGCAATAAAAGGTTCACTTGCAATGGCGAACGCAGGACCGAATACAAACGGTTCACAGTTTTTTATCAACCAAGTTGATACTCCTCATTTAAATGGATTGCATACTGTATTTGGGCAGTTGGTCAATGGATCAGAAATATTAGATAATATTATAACTTCAGGAAATGGTAATACGATCATTCAGAAGGTTTTAATTCTCGATAGAAGGGAAAATCCTACGCAATGA
- a CDS encoding ferredoxin, translating into MSKIAYVDKDNCTSCNMCADNLPKYFQMDADDISETHINGENINNAAIDEMDVKEVQKEMDECPGECIHWKK; encoded by the coding sequence ATGTCAAAAATAGCCTATGTCGATAAAGACAATTGCACATCTTGTAATATGTGTGCTGATAATCTTCCGAAGTATTTCCAAATGGATGCAGATGATATTTCCGAGACGCATATCAACGGAGAAAATATCAACAATGCAGCAATTGATGAGATGGATGTAAAAGAAGTGCAAAAAGAAATGGACGAGTGTCCAGGCGAATGCATCCACTGGAAAAAATAA
- a CDS encoding alkaline phosphatase family protein translates to MNFLVQRDRSRNIRSFEYASLTIKSCFFLIIILSFTVGINLNTTTAETSLTRNDSLESRKLIILSIDGFPAYYLKSTYVMDSLPNLKKFFSNSVGGRVKTVDPSLTYPAHTSMITGVDPGIHGIEGNTPIDPYNIEDGAWLWYRADNKSKTIVDYAKDIGLSTASVFWPVSVGRFTDWNIPQIWRTKTEEDWNLLSQLSTPELFMEMKTTVGIPVSEITKDDAKIRTGLQIFKDKNPNLLLIYSTDVDSFHHWKGPYSPEALARLKATDTYLGELIDSIDLYNRKDLGLIIVSDHGFHTATRICRPNRHLIDMGMLNPNKKDWFYYFKSSGGLAYLISNPQYSKTELPNIDLMDLNTRLQKTCPTTKFYSNGDAFLDRKRNSHPKALAFLESNKSVFLSSSWDDKYFSTSEKGIHTHGFPSNFEQMDTIAFFYGNPSEKVNGDGDNISMTSVKDVFKVSCNWLKLSCPKQ, encoded by the coding sequence ATGAACTTCTTGGTTCAACGAGATCGGAGCAGGAATATTAGATCTTTTGAATATGCAAGTTTAACTATCAAATCTTGTTTTTTCCTAATCATCATTCTTTCTTTCACTGTAGGGATCAACCTCAATACCACCACTGCCGAAACATCATTAACAAGAAATGATTCCCTGGAATCTAGAAAATTAATCATTTTGTCGATTGATGGATTCCCTGCCTATTACCTGAAATCCACTTATGTTATGGATTCGTTGCCCAATCTAAAAAAATTCTTTTCGAATTCAGTGGGAGGACGTGTAAAAACAGTAGATCCTAGTTTGACCTATCCGGCACATACATCAATGATAACTGGAGTTGATCCTGGAATTCATGGTATCGAGGGTAATACTCCTATAGATCCTTACAATATAGAAGATGGGGCATGGCTTTGGTATCGAGCGGATAATAAATCCAAAACAATCGTTGATTATGCGAAGGATATAGGACTTTCGACTGCTTCTGTTTTTTGGCCAGTATCGGTTGGTCGCTTTACGGATTGGAACATACCTCAGATTTGGAGAACGAAGACAGAAGAAGATTGGAATCTTCTAAGTCAATTGTCAACACCTGAATTATTTATGGAAATGAAAACAACAGTTGGAATTCCCGTATCCGAGATAACAAAAGATGATGCAAAAATTCGAACGGGATTACAAATATTTAAAGATAAAAATCCTAATTTACTATTGATCTACTCAACCGATGTGGATTCATTTCATCATTGGAAAGGACCATATTCTCCAGAAGCACTTGCTCGACTCAAAGCAACGGACACATATCTTGGGGAACTGATTGATTCCATCGATCTATACAATCGTAAAGACTTGGGATTAATCATTGTTAGCGATCATGGATTTCATACGGCAACACGAATCTGTAGACCCAATCGACATCTGATTGATATGGGAATGCTGAATCCGAACAAAAAAGATTGGTTCTATTATTTTAAAAGTTCTGGCGGACTTGCTTATCTAATATCTAATCCACAATATTCGAAAACAGAATTGCCGAATATTGATTTGATGGATTTGAATACAAGACTTCAAAAGACATGTCCGACCACAAAGTTCTATTCTAACGGAGATGCTTTTTTGGATAGAAAAAGGAACTCCCATCCGAAGGCTCTCGCATTCTTGGAATCCAATAAGTCTGTTTTTTTGAGTTCATCTTGGGATGATAAATATTTTTCAACAAGTGAAAAAGGAATACATACACATGGATTTCCTTCAAATTTTGAGCAAATGGATACTATTGCTTTTTTTTACGGTAATCCTAGCGAGAAGGTAAACGGTGATGGGGACAACATTTCAATGACGTCGGTCAAGGATGTATTTAAAGTTTCATGTAACTGGTTGAAATTGTCCTGTCCTAAACAATAG
- a CDS encoding ion transporter, protein MTLIAKKIADSPQFQGFITAVILIAGVLVGLETDHELAVDWSVLLHLADKIIISIFVIEIVIKMASFGSKPWQYFLDGWNVFDFIIVGATFLPLGEGGQYVTILRLLRLLRVLKLVRAIPKLQILVAALLKSIPSMGYVSLLLVLQFYIYGVAAVFMFGANDPVHFKNLAISMVSLFRAVTLEDWTDLMYIQMYGCENYGYGGIESICTNSSATPVLGAFFFISFVLTGTMVILNLFIGVIMNGMAEAQKENEDLDFQNASESNDPKVQLLHEVTKTKEDLAKMSTLFERLSAELKK, encoded by the coding sequence ATGACATTGATTGCAAAGAAAATTGCTGACTCTCCTCAGTTTCAGGGATTTATAACGGCTGTGATATTAATAGCAGGTGTATTAGTCGGATTGGAGACCGATCATGAACTTGCCGTAGATTGGTCAGTACTTTTACATTTGGCAGATAAGATCATTATTTCGATTTTCGTTATAGAGATTGTAATCAAAATGGCTTCATTTGGTTCTAAGCCATGGCAGTATTTTCTTGATGGATGGAACGTATTTGATTTTATCATTGTTGGAGCAACATTTCTTCCATTGGGTGAAGGTGGACAGTATGTAACCATTCTCCGACTTTTGAGACTTCTCAGGGTTCTTAAGCTTGTCCGAGCGATTCCAAAATTACAGATCTTAGTTGCAGCACTTCTAAAAAGTATTCCATCCATGGGCTATGTTTCCCTTTTGCTTGTCCTACAATTTTATATTTATGGGGTTGCTGCTGTATTTATGTTTGGAGCAAATGATCCAGTTCACTTTAAAAATCTAGCGATATCTATGGTCTCTTTGTTTCGAGCTGTTACCTTAGAAGACTGGACAGACTTGATGTACATTCAAATGTATGGTTGCGAGAATTACGGCTACGGAGGCATTGAGTCCATCTGTACTAATTCTAGCGCTACACCTGTATTAGGCGCCTTTTTCTTTATAAGTTTTGTCCTGACAGGAACAATGGTGATCTTAAATCTATTCATCGGTGTCATTATGAATGGAATGGCAGAAGCGCAGAAGGAAAACGAAGATTTGGATTTTCAAAATGCTTCTGAATCCAATGATCCAAAAGTTCAGTTGCTTCATGAAGTAACAAAAACGAAGGAAGACTTAGCAAAAATGAGCACATTATTTGAAAGGTTGAGTGCAGAATTGAAAAAATAA
- a CDS encoding SemiSWEET transporter, with protein MEHFIGYFAAILTTVSFLPQVLRVVVTKRTRDISRNMYLVLSVGVFLWLVYGFLKSDLPIILANSITLLFTITILVFKITSKEEIE; from the coding sequence ATGGAACATTTTATTGGCTATTTCGCAGCAATTTTAACTACCGTATCTTTTCTTCCCCAAGTATTAAGAGTTGTTGTAACGAAAAGAACTCGTGATATTTCGCGAAATATGTATCTAGTTCTGAGTGTTGGAGTATTCCTTTGGTTAGTGTATGGATTTCTAAAATCAGACCTTCCGATCATTCTAGCCAATTCAATTACACTTTTGTTTACAATCACCATTCTAGTTTTTAAAATCACTTCTAAAGAAGAAATTGAGTGA
- the queF gene encoding preQ(1) synthase, giving the protein MTEKNLSSYEGRQTHIPDLETPKIEVFENVYKGRDYSIEFTIPEFTAICPKTGLPDFGIIEVTYSPNENCIELKSLKEYILAFRNIGIFHENVVNKLVEDLISASKPNYLKVRGNFNPRGGIKTVVTREYKK; this is encoded by the coding sequence ATGACTGAAAAAAATCTATCGAGTTATGAAGGAAGACAAACTCATATTCCCGACTTAGAAACCCCGAAAATTGAAGTTTTTGAGAATGTCTATAAAGGTCGCGACTATTCCATCGAGTTTACGATTCCTGAATTCACAGCTATTTGTCCTAAGACCGGACTTCCTGACTTCGGAATCATAGAAGTAACATATTCTCCAAATGAAAATTGTATTGAACTCAAAAGTTTAAAAGAGTATATATTAGCCTTTCGTAACATTGGAATTTTTCATGAAAATGTCGTGAACAAATTAGTTGAAGATCTCATTTCAGCAAGTAAACCCAATTACCTAAAGGTTCGTGGGAATTTCAATCCACGTGGTGGAATCAAAACTGTTGTAACCCGAGAGTACAAGAAATAG